The following is a genomic window from Amycolatopsis australiensis.
GGGCTGGCCGTGCTGGTGCTCGTGCTGGCGTTCCTGCCGCCGACGTTCCGCTACCTGCGCTACCGCACGCCGGCGCTGCCGGTCTGGGCCGGGCGGGAAGCGTACTCGTCGCGCAGCTGGTGACCCACGAGGCTCACTGTCGGTAGCCGGCCGTATCCTCGGCGCCGTGACCTCGACCGAACGCCGGACGGCGGTCGCCGCCGCGTTGCTCGCCCTGCTCGGCGGGCTGCTCTACCTGGCCGGGCTCGTCCTGGACGTCGTCGCGCTCGCCCGCTTCCCCGAAGACGCCGGACGCGTGGCCGTCCACGCCGCGGTCGACGCCGTGCTCGCGGCGACACTGCTGCCCGGCGCCGTCCTCCTGCTGCGGCACCGCCCGGCCGGCCGGATCTGCTGCATCGCCGGAAGTGCCGCGGCCGTGCTCGCGACGCTGACGTCGACGCTGCTCGGAGCCGCCGGGCGCACCCTCGATGGGCCCGGTGCGCTGACCGCGGGCGGCCTCGCGGCGCTGGCCGTGGTCGTACCGCCCGCCTTGGTCACGCTGGGGCTCGCGCTGTCCGATCCCACCGCGCGGTGGTGTGACACTGAGATCCATCCCACCTGACGGGAATGCCGGGGGCTCCCCGTACGCTGGACCAATGGTGGACGACTACTCCGTACTGGGTTTCGAGACGCGCGCGATCCACGCCGGTCAGAAGCCCGACCCCCGCACCGGCGCGGTCATCGTGCCGATCTACCAGACCTCGACCTACGCGCAGGACGGCGTGGGCGGGACCCGTGAGGGCGGCTACGAGTACTCGCGCACCGCGAACCCGACCCGCTCGGCGCTGGAGGAGGCGCTGGCCTCGCTGGAAGGCGGCCGGCACGCGCTGGCCTTCGCCTCCGGCATGGCCGCGTCCGACGTGGTGCTGCGCAGTACCCTGCGCCCCGGTGACCACCTCGTGCTGGGCAACGACGCGTACGGCGGCACGTTCCGCCTGATCGACAAGGTGCTCAGCCTCTGGGGCGTCGAGCACACCGTCGCCGACCTCGCCGACCTCGACCAGGTCCGCGCCGCGATCCGGCCCGAGACCAAGCTGATCTGGTGCGAGACGCCGACCAACCCGCTGCTGGGCATCGCCGACATCGCCGCGCTGGCCGGTGTCGCGCACGACGCGGGCGCCCGCCTGGTGGTCGACAACACGTTCGCGACCCCGTACCTGCAGAACCCGCTCTCGCTGGGCGCGGACGTCGTGCTGCACTCGACGACGAAGTACCTCGGCGGGCACTCCGACGTCGTCGGCGGCGCGGTGATCACGAACGAGGACGAGCTGCGCGAGCAGCTGTTCTACCTCCGCAACGCCGCCGGCGCGGTGCCCGGGCCGTTCGACGCGTGGCTGACGCTGCGCGGCATCAAGACGCTGGCCCTGCGCATGGAGCGGCACAGCGACAATGCCGAGCTGATCGTGCAGGCGCTGGTCAAGCACCCGAAGGTCGCGAAGGTCTACTACCCGGGGCTGCCGGAGCACCCGGGCCACGAGACGGCGGCGAAGCAGATGCGCCGCTTCGGCGGGATGGTGTCGTTCAGCCACGCCGACGGCGAGCAGGCGGCGCTGGAGGTCGCTTCGCGCACGAAGCTGTTCATCCTGGCCGAGTCGCTCGGCGGCATCGAGTCGCTGATCGAGCACCCGGGCAAGATGACCCACGCGAGCACGGCGGGCTCGACCCTGCAGGTCCCGGCCGACCTGCTGCGCCTGTCGGTTGGCATCGAGGACGGCCGCGACCTCGTCGCGGACCTGCTGACCGCGCTGGGTTGAGCCTCAGCGCACGTCCAGACCGCCGCCGTAGAGGCGCTCCACCCGGAGCGTGATCACGACGCGGCGGTCTTCGACCATGTTCCGCAGGAACACGGCTTCGTCTTCGGGATCGGTGAAGGGCGCCTGCATCGCGAGCAGCGCCCGGCCGGTCTCGTCACCGGGCACGGAACTGACCGGCGACACCTCGGCCACGCCCTCCGCGACCGCGAAGGCCAGGTGATCGTCGCTGCTGACGTACAGCGCCGCGCGTGGTTCGCGGGCGAGCTGGCGTACCTTCGCGCGTCCCGCGGTGGATCCGATCCGCACGACGCGCTGCGCCGGATCCCAGGCGTAGGCGACGGTCGACAGGTGCGGGAAACCGGCGCGGTTGACGGTGGCCAGCGCGCCGAGGCTCTGCGAGCCGAGCAGGCGGCTCGAAGCGTCTTCGGTGGGAGTGGCGGGGCCGGGGCCGCGGCCCGGTTCGTACACGGTGGTCATGCGTTGATCATCGGGGAACGCGCCGACACTGCGGAAGAAGGCACTTTCCTGTGCCAGGGGCACATCCAGGTGACCGACCTGGTCAGGGGTTGTAGTTGCCGTGCACGACACCGCCGGGCTTCGGGGTGCCCGTCGCCGGCAGCTTCGAGCCATCCACGCAGCCGCCGACCAGCTCGACGTGGCTGTCGTGGCGGATGTACTGGGCCGGGGTGCCGCAGGCGGCGTTGTCCACGGTGATGTACGCGGCCCCGGTCAACGCGGCGGCCGACGCCAGCCCGACCACGAGCGGAACCAGCCCGGCGGACCGGGTGGCGCGAGCCCGTCGAGCGTCGTTCCCCCGTGCCATGGTTGCTCCCTGTTTACCGTGTGTTGACACGCCAAGGGTACCCGGCTCCCGGTCCGGTCAACCTGTGGAGTTCCTGAGTGGCATAGTCCGGGCATGGAACTCGTCACCCTCGAGCGGATCCAGGCCGCCCGGGAACTCCTAAAAGGAGTGACCCGGGTGACGCCGATGGAGCACGCGCGCGACCTGCGCAAGCTGCACGGCGGTCCGGTGCACCTGAAGTGCGAAAACCTGCAGCGCACCGGGTCGTTCAAGATCCGCGGCGCCTACACGCGCATCCACGGCCTGACCGAAGCCGAGCGCGAACGCGGCGTCGTCGCGGCCAGCGCGGGCAACCACGCGCAGGGCGTCGCGCTCGCGTCGTCGCTGCTCGGCGCCAAGTCGACCGTGTTCATGCCGCTGCGCGCACCGTTGCCGAAGCTCGCCGCCACCTGCGGGTACGGCGCCGACGTCCACCTCCACGGCGTGCTGCTGGAGGAGACCCTGCGTGCCGCGATCGAGTTCGGCGAGCGCACCGGGGCGGTGTTCATCCACCCCTTCGACCACCCGGACGTCATCGCCGGCCAGGGCACCGTCGGCCTCGAGATCCTCGAGCAGGTGCCGGGGGTGAAGACGATCCTGGTCGCCACGGGCGGCGGCGGGCTGGTCGGCGGGGTCGCGTCGGCGGTCAAGGCGCTGCGCCCGGACGTCCGCGTGGTGGGCGTCCAAGCCGAGGAGGCGGCGGCGTACCCGCCGTCGCTGGCCGCGGGCGCGCCGGTGCGGCTGGGGTCGACCTCGACGATGGCCGACGGCATCGCGGTCGGCGAGCCCGGCCTGGTCAGCTTCGCGCACGTCGAATCGCTGGTCGACGACGTCGTGACGGTGTCGGAAGAGTCGTTGTCCCGAGCGGTGCTGCTCTGCCTGGAACGCCGGAAGCTGGTGGTGGAGCCGGCGGGCGCGGCGACGGTCGCGGCCCTGCTGCAGCACGTCGGCGCGTTCGAGCCCCCGGTGGTGGCGGTCCTCTCGGGCGGCAACGTCGACCCGGTGCTGCTCCTGCAGATCATCCAGCACGGCATGACGGCGGGCGGCCGCTACCTGCGCCTGCGCCTGCGCGTCGCGGACCGGCCGGGCTCGCTGGTGGGCGTGCTGTCTTGCGTGAGCGAGCTGGGCGCGAACGTGCTGGACGTCGAGCATTCGCGGATTTCCGGCAACCTGGGCCTCGGCGAGGCCGACGTCGAGCTGGTCCTGGAGACGCGCGGCCCCGAGCACTGCAAGGAGGTCGAGGCCGCGCTCATGGACGCCGGCTACGCGGTCGTCTGACTTCCGGGGGTTCCGGGTCGCGGCGGCCCGGCACGCGGGTCAGGGCTGTTCGCCGGTGATCGCCGCCAGTGCGAGGTCCTTCGCCGGCTCCGGCACTTCCGCCGGGGCGGTGAAGCGGCGGGCCCGGATGTGGGCGACCAGGTCCGGGTCCGGCGGCACCCCGTGCTCGCGCAGGTAGTACGCGACCGCGCCGGGCCACGCCCAGGCGCCGTCGGTGCGGAAGTTCATCGGCACCGCGTCCGTGCGGTCCGGTGCGAACGCGTCCGGGCCGTTGCTGCGCGAGGCCAGGATGACCGGCGCCGCGTCGAGGTAGGCCAGCACCCGTTCGGCCTCCGCCGGCACCAGCGCCGGGCGCCGGACGAGCGGCTTGCCCGCCGCGTCGAGGCCGTCGTAGATCCGGGGCGTGCGGATCTCGCCGTCCGGCACCGGCGGGGTCAGGCCGGCGCGTTCGCGCAGCCACGCCGGGATGTGCTGGTCGGCGCGCGGGAAGAACCGCAGCTCGTCCTGGAACCCGAGCGGCGGCGGCTGCCGGCGGAACGGCGGTTCGAGGTCCGGCCGCACGAACTCGACGTCCGGCGGCTGCCCCGGCGCGAACACGAGGATCGCGGCGAGCCACGTTCCCACGCCCGGCTGGTACATGCCCGACCGCAGCACGCCGAGCAGCCGCACGGCTTCCGGGTGCGGCTGCGCGGGCCTCGGCACGCCGTCCGGCCCGGTCACCAGCAGGTCGGCCTCGACGTGCCGGCCCGCGGCGCGGTATTCGGCGCGCAGCCGGCGCCACCCAGGCGGTACCTGCGCCGCGAGGGCGTGGCCGAGCTGCGCGACGAGCTCCTGCTGCTGCTCGGGGCGCAGCGGCCCCGGTGGCCCGCTCATGGTTGCTCCTCCTCGGATCCGCTCAGGACGTTCCGGCGTTCAGCGAGACTCGATGCCGGACGGGTGGGTCCGGCAGGTCGAGCTCGGCACGGTCACCAGATCAGCTCGTCACCCTTGAGGCCGGCCACCCGCGGACTTGTTCAGGTCGTCGGCGACGCCGGTTTCGTAGGACCGGTAGGCAGCCGCGGCTTCGCGCACCTTGCCGGACACCGCGGTCATCGCCTGCACGGCGTCCTTCAGCGCGTTGATGCCGTACTGCTCGACCGGGTCGAGCATCATCCGGAACGGCTGGCAGAGAATGCCGTACGCGTCGGTCGGCATGCTGACCTGGTTCGCCGCGTCGACGGCCTGCTGCAGCCCGTCACCGATGGCGTCGAGCTGCTTCGCGTGCGCCGTGAGGTCGGTGCTGAGTTCCACGTCTGCCACGGTTTTCCCCCTCAGGAAAGAATCGGTCCGCCGAATTCGTCGTCATCGTCGTCGACCGGGCGACGTCGCCGTGGCGGTTGCGGCGGCGACGGCGGGGTCCGCGGCGGTGCGGGCGGCTGCTCGTCGTTCTCCTCCGGCAGGAACCGGCGGACGCGGTCGGGCTCCGGGAACGCGGGTTCGGGCTCCGGCGGCGGTT
Proteins encoded in this region:
- a CDS encoding cystathionine gamma-synthase, giving the protein MVDDYSVLGFETRAIHAGQKPDPRTGAVIVPIYQTSTYAQDGVGGTREGGYEYSRTANPTRSALEEALASLEGGRHALAFASGMAASDVVLRSTLRPGDHLVLGNDAYGGTFRLIDKVLSLWGVEHTVADLADLDQVRAAIRPETKLIWCETPTNPLLGIADIAALAGVAHDAGARLVVDNTFATPYLQNPLSLGADVVLHSTTKYLGGHSDVVGGAVITNEDELREQLFYLRNAAGAVPGPFDAWLTLRGIKTLALRMERHSDNAELIVQALVKHPKVAKVYYPGLPEHPGHETAAKQMRRFGGMVSFSHADGEQAALEVASRTKLFILAESLGGIESLIEHPGKMTHASTAGSTLQVPADLLRLSVGIEDGRDLVADLLTALG
- a CDS encoding TIGR03618 family F420-dependent PPOX class oxidoreductase, with amino-acid sequence MTTVYEPGRGPGPATPTEDASSRLLGSQSLGALATVNRAGFPHLSTVAYAWDPAQRVVRIGSTAGRAKVRQLAREPRAALYVSSDDHLAFAVAEGVAEVSPVSSVPGDETGRALLAMQAPFTDPEDEAVFLRNMVEDRRVVITLRVERLYGGGLDVR
- the ilvA gene encoding threonine ammonia-lyase, whose amino-acid sequence is MELVTLERIQAARELLKGVTRVTPMEHARDLRKLHGGPVHLKCENLQRTGSFKIRGAYTRIHGLTEAERERGVVAASAGNHAQGVALASSLLGAKSTVFMPLRAPLPKLAATCGYGADVHLHGVLLEETLRAAIEFGERTGAVFIHPFDHPDVIAGQGTVGLEILEQVPGVKTILVATGGGGLVGGVASAVKALRPDVRVVGVQAEEAAAYPPSLAAGAPVRLGSTSTMADGIAVGEPGLVSFAHVESLVDDVVTVSEESLSRAVLLCLERRKLVVEPAGAATVAALLQHVGAFEPPVVAVLSGGNVDPVLLLQIIQHGMTAGGRYLRLRLRVADRPGSLVGVLSCVSELGANVLDVEHSRISGNLGLGEADVELVLETRGPEHCKEVEAALMDAGYAVV
- a CDS encoding ferredoxin, translating into MSGPPGPLRPEQQQELVAQLGHALAAQVPPGWRRLRAEYRAAGRHVEADLLVTGPDGVPRPAQPHPEAVRLLGVLRSGMYQPGVGTWLAAILVFAPGQPPDVEFVRPDLEPPFRRQPPPLGFQDELRFFPRADQHIPAWLRERAGLTPPVPDGEIRTPRIYDGLDAAGKPLVRRPALVPAEAERVLAYLDAAPVILASRSNGPDAFAPDRTDAVPMNFRTDGAWAWPGAVAYYLREHGVPPDPDLVAHIRARRFTAPAEVPEPAKDLALAAITGEQP
- a CDS encoding type VII secretion target; translation: MADVELSTDLTAHAKQLDAIGDGLQQAVDAANQVSMPTDAYGILCQPFRMMLDPVEQYGINALKDAVQAMTAVSGKVREAAAAYRSYETGVADDLNKSAGGRPQG